In the Lytechinus variegatus isolate NC3 chromosome 17, Lvar_3.0, whole genome shotgun sequence genome, GCTGCCCAATCTGATGAGGGGCCTCCTCTTGAAGAAGAAATAGCTAGCTCAACAATGTTCATGATGAACAATAAATTGGAGGAGAAAGTCCTCGAAGAGACTGGAATAAAATATTTGCCACCAAGCAACTGCCCCTACTTGGATGTACCTAAAGTGAACCCTGTTATTTGGGAGAATCTGTCTCCTTCAACAAGAAGCAGAGACCTCAAGCTAGCTAGGGTACAGAAGTCCCTCACTAGGGGCTTGACTGCCTTCACTCGCTCAATCTCGTCAGGCAACCTTTCTCCATCTCAACAAGATGCATTGGCCTTGCTGTCTAATGcaaattatgaaatgaatgCTCTACGCAAGGAACAAATAAAGCCTGACATGAATGCTGCATACAGCCACCTGTGCAAACCAACTATTCCGGTCACAAAGTTCCTTTTTGGGGACGATTTGGGAAAGCGAGTTAAGGACATGACCGAAGAGCAGAAAGCTACTGGACGAGTTGTTAAAACTTCAGAGCCAGGCCGTGGCCGTTATCGAGCTCACGCCAATTACCACCCTTACAGAGCTGGAGATTACTCCCGCCAAGGTTACAGAGCTGCAGGATGGTCTACTCCTAACCATAGACCACAATCAGGTGCTCCTTACAGGCCTTTTTTGGACAGAAAGGCCCCTTTCAGGGGCCGCAGACAGCCACAAGCCCCCATGGTGAAAAAACCACCAGCATCTCAGGGCAGATACCGAGAGAATCCCCAGCGGAAGTAGCTACCAGTATACCCCAAGAGGTAGGTAGCAataattctttgttttataCAAACGATCATGAAATTGCATGCACAAATAATTCTGACCAAGCATCCCCTGTTGGAGGTCGACTGAaacaatattataataattGGAAGAAAATCACATCCGATCATACAATACTGGAAGCTGTCAAGGGTTTTAAGATAGAATTTGATACAAGTTTACCACATCCAGAAAGGTTGATATGTCATCAATTTAAACGTAACAGATCAGAAACAGATAAGATATCAGCTGAACTGAGAAATCTTGAAGGAAAGAATGTAATAGAAAGAAGTTCACCCTTTATCAAGGGTGGTTATTTTTCCAACATATTTACAAGGCCAAAGAAAAATGGCAGTCTAAGATTGATCTTGGATCTATCAGACTTAAATGAATTTGTGGTTAAACAACACTTTAAGATGGATAATATCCATTCTGTGATTTGCCTCTTGGCAGAAAATTTTTACATGGCTTCAGTAGACCTCCAAGATGCATACTACTCTATTCCGATTCATTCTGAATTCCGGAAATACTTGCAATTTAATTGGCAAGGACAACAGTGGCAATACAAGGCACTGCCAAATGGGTTAACCTCCGCACCCAGGTTATTCACTAAGATGTTGAAACCAGTATTCTCTTCACTACGTGAAAAGGGTCATATTGTACTTGGTTATCTTGATGATACAATTCTTATTGGGgacacaaaagaaaaagttgagTCTGCAATTAATGCCACTTTGCAGGCATTTTCAGAATTAGGGTTTAAAGTTCACCCAGAAAAATCAGTACTAAAACCAGTACAGGAGCTCCAGTTCTTGGGCTTTACCCTCAATACAGTAGACATGACCATTAAACTCCCAGTAGAGAGAGCTCAGAATGTCAGGGAAGAATGTGAAAAGTTACTCCTGCAACCAAAACCCACAATTCGACATGTCGCACATGTTATCGGAAAGATAATCTCCACCTTCCCTGCTGTCCAGCATGGACCATTGTTTTATAGGAatatggagaaagaaaaaatagaagccTTGAAAAAGAATAAGGCATTATGACAGAATTATGGAGCTATCATGTGAGTCGAAGCAGGAACTAGAATGGTGGATAAGTCATGCAGATAGTGCATTTGCTCCTATCAAAAGGGAAAACCCTAAATTTGAAATCCGCACGGATGCTAGTGGCTATGGATGGGGTGCCACAAATATGCAAGTTCATACAGGGGGAAGGTGGAATCagtctgaaaatgaaaaggcaaaaaataatgaaattaattatctAGAAATCTTGGCCATCGATCTAGGGCTGAGATCCTTTCATGGTAGTACATCCAATGCTCATATCTTAATTAGATCTGATAACACAACAGCAGTGTGCTATGTAAATAACATGGGAGGCATTAAATCCCCAAGTTGTAACAAGCTTTCCATAAAAATTTGGAAATGGTGCATGGAACGAAATATCTGGCTTAGTGCTGCACACCTTCCAGGCAGCCAGAATATTGAAGCAGATTATGAATCACGCAATTTCAATGATAGAACTGAATGGATGCTCAGCAAAAGAGCATACAGAAAAGTCATCCAAAGATTTGGCAGcccaaaaattgatatttttgccTCCAGGTTGAATGCACAAACACAAAGATATGTTTCATGGTTACCAGATCCAAATGCAGAATCAGTTGATGCATTCACACTAGACTGGGGAAAGATAGATTTTTATGCATTCCCTCCCTTCTGCTTATTGGCTAAATGCATTCAAAAGATCAAGTCTGATAGGGCATCGGGCATTTTGGTCGTTCCAAACTGGCCAACACAATCATGGTTCCCATGCCTTAATAGCATCCTTGTGGAGGAACCGTTGCTCCTTAGGAGAGACATTAACCTCCTTAGACAACCTGTAACAAACTTACCTCACCCACTTTATGATCGCCTTGATCTTTTGTGTTGCAGGGTAACAGGGGACCCTTCGAGAATATAGGCTTAGATGAAGGGATCACCGACGTGTTGACAGCATCATTGAGGAAGTCTACTCAACGTCAGTACCGagtatattggacaaaatggacaaaattttgtgaaagcaGGAAGAAAAGTCCTCTTCGTTCTTCAGTTAACTTTGTGTTAGAATTTTTAGCAGAACTGTTTCATAGAGAGAAGGCTAGTTATAGTACAATGAATGCAGCAAGAAGTGCATTATCCTTGTATGTAACGCTGGAGAATAGTGTTCATTCTGTGGGGACACAACCTCTTATCTGTAGGTTTCTTAAAGGGACCTTTAACCTCAGACCTCCACAAGCACGTTATCAAGACACTTGGGATGTCAGCGTAGCATTGAAATTTCTACGTAGGCTTTCGCCAGCTAAGACTTTAAGTTTAAAGCAGCTTACACATAAACTTTGCTTATTGTTAGCCTTAGTCTCTGCACAAAGGGTGCAGACGTTACATTTGTTAAACTTAGATAAGATGGAACTGAAACAAAGTTCAGTGAGTTTTCATGTTGATGAACTGCTCAAGCACAGCAGACCAGGTCACCATGGTTTCACTATGAAGTTGAAGGCATATCCATCAGACAGGAGGTTGTGTATTGTTAAATATTTACAAGCATATATGAAAAGGACCAAGTCTATCAGAGGACTAGAACGACGCTTGTTCATTAGCTATACCAAGCCATATGGCAAAGTTTCATCACAGACCATATCAAGATGGATCAAAGTGACATTAGCAGGCGCCGGGATTGATACTTCAGTGTATAAATCACATTCTACAAGATCGGCTGCAACATCGGCAGCAATCAGAGCAAGTGTGCCTATTTCTAGCATCATGAATCAAGCTGGATGGTCAAGAGAAAAAACCTTCCAGCAATATTACAATAAACCTCTTGCTGATAGTGAAGAAACTGAATTTTCGCAAGCAATTCTACAACAGTAGTAAAGTAGAAATAAGGTATATACAAATTTGCTTTGTACATGTTCCATACTGTATATCCTTTGTATCTGCACAAACATGTTTTTTTGCAGACAGTGCAACTCAAAATGTGTTCGCTGAGCTACAAAATCTCAATTAGTCTCCTCTCGAGACGaacgaaataaaattgaaagctCAAACGATAACTTACCAGTTTGAAGTTTGAGCAGAATTTTATGAGGGAGTTGAGTGAGGAGATTAATTGCcctcctctccctccctcttgagagaaattaattttaatagtcTGTGGTGACTTAAAGCTAATGTTCGTTCGTATCAGCTGCATTAGGAAGCTGATATTTTAAACAGCGATCACATTTTTGAAGCTCCGAAGAATGAGTGCGCATGTGCGAGGCGGGATCTCAATTAATCTCCTCACTCAACTCCCTCATAAAATTCTGCTCAAACTTCAAACTGGTAAGTTATCGTTTGAGCtttcaattattaattatgaTGCCTAGCCTGCATGCAATAGACAAGAGGCTCcgagagagtaaaaatcattgatttagtAATACTATGATATTTACTCTCTTTTACTCtgagcttcggtctctgttacatgtatgttgccgttggttgttcagctgaactctgtagtgttggcttcactcaccaaatacagagaccaaagttctagTAGGCCTActagtaggatggggggtcgggtgtctggacactttataattttgaagccttcttttttgtctttggattacactaaaaatatgaattcactAGCTGTAATcctcttctattttgttctctataatatttcctaacattttgtactaaaaatttataaaacttcacttgtaaatttttccaaatgactttctaaaattgatcgtccgtacacacaacctgtccggacacacaacaactgggtatactagcgcgatctgtatggcagtgagtccaaactttgcGCATGTCCATACTTCGCAGATGGTCATTATCTcaaaaaactagccaatatccttaaaatctgacatcaacgtgaaaagcgacctaaaattacccatTGGATTtggtgaaagtttctttaggatgagttcagtattcatgaaaatattggcaaaagatcggcaaatttgtcaccgctagcgcccgttttgaagaaatcaacaagcatcacgatatcaccttTTTGCAaacagaaatcatcaaaaatgtgagttaaatgtggtactaaccgattctatagcattttgccatcaatctgatatgaatatttcactttttgagcttgagtttttgtttaaatctccacaaaagctttggtgcgcgaagttaggttttccagcacagccctcattcgccgatcggaatagaattttgagatcgcgataccagcgaaaccccttgacctactttacattttcgtccatgattttatagtttacgatcttgccgtcaatgtaaCTATTAACTATTTATTGAATTGGTtttttataaattatgaatattttgttttaaaaaaattaggcctgatgaatatttttgaaaagtgcgcgaagtttggacaccacATCATACTAcagtacaggggactcaatggccatatgtttatgtatttaagattggataaaacggggaagtgaatttgcgcgacagccgaggtaagtcactctTTTGtgcttttaacttgatttttctccattttttggcaattaatgccaagagggaatattaataaatttgcattttggtcgcgttaactttcaaaatttttattcattaaagacaaaaattgaagagccccgacggggggattttgcgttgcaagtcccctaatggtggctgcatgatagcgaaccatctgtgtacgaggagaaatttaaaaaaaaatgttaaaaaactcctcgaaacagatggCTGGCAGCTTTCTAGGCTCCCAGACCAAAAATTTcggttttatttttatgttgattGTTCTGCTTAACTCCATTGGCTCCAGTCACCAAATACACTAGGCCCTAGTCCTGGGCTATAGGCTATACAGAGAACAaagttctagctcgatctgtacagggactcactCAATGGCattaagttcggataaaacagggaagtgaagttgcgcgacagcTGAAGTAacactgttttttccccttttaagtttattttcccCCATATTTTCTTTTGGTGCATTcaggcaaaaacaaaataatctttattttgatacttttcgttttatatatttttatgaattagagataaaaatcgatgagccccgttggggggattttgcattgttaaccacctaatggtggctgcacgatagcgagccgtctgtgtacgaggagaaatttataaaaaaaataaaatgtttaaaactcctcgaaacagatggctgccagctatctaggagcctcctggctagccTGGGCCTGCAAAACATCAAGAGTCTCTTGCATAGTTTATAGGgaaaaagtttgtttttttatgaataactTTAATAACGTTAGTCTTAGAAGAAGTTCAGTCACATAATTTCATAAACGCCTGTTAAAAGAAATCTTCACCCCTGTCCCTGATGTAAACTTTGTGTAATGACagcaaaaaacaaattaaaagaagGGTGAAATTAAGAATTAATGTTATAATGATAAAAGTGGGCTGTATGAAATGCCCTTTTTTAGATGGTCTTTTATTAGCATGCAATGTTATCAGACTTCAATAGAACCAGGGGGGTAATCATGTAaagatttttgtctcgcccactagaggtgaaggcaagacttagggatccaaacgtcgtccgtccgtcacaaacctaatgactaatctccacaaccgtaagcataagtcgcttttcaaccaaacttggatggtagatggacgaGCATgctatgctgcagttggaggtcacatggtaggGTCAAAGgctattttcaggtcaacgttaaagtctacatgcaagactctcttatgacacctaactccgcaaccgtcagtcacttttcaaccaaactatgatggtagatggacttgggggacctgcatgtaatgctgcagttggaggtcacatggtaaggtcaaaggtcattttcagatcAAAGTTAAAGTATGCAAGACTCTCtcatgacacctaactccgcaaagtcacttttcaacaaaacttggatggtagatgtacttaggcgacctgcatgttatgttgCAGTTAGAgttcacatggtaaggtcaaaggtaattttcaggtcaatattaaagtttacgtgcaagcctcttatgacaagtgttattccatctcagtcacttcacaatgaagtttcaatacaattctgttgcgacaaatcacgatatttctggttattttcataagtgggcgagacacaaaatcgcttttgccttgttctGATTAAGAAAAACCCCACCCACCCTTTAGAAAATACTGGTTTCACTCATGCTTGTAATTATGAGACAAATATTTCTAGGActtcataaaacaatgaaaattagaCGTTTAAAAATTGCACAACATCATGAAGGCAGCTGCTCGCATTGTGAACTCACAAGCTCaaaaactttacaaattttGTGACATTCTTATTCTTTGTTGGATTTTCATTAAACCTTCACCATTAATTTTCTCTATAGTTTGTTTATGTTTGACCGATATTCATTTTCAGATAAACTGAGAAAGcttgtcaaaaataaaatattgtgtggAGATTCAGTTAACATATGATGTACCCATACTAATATTGAAGATTTAGGAAAATGTACAGATACAGCTTTAAAAAAACatggggtctgttgcagaaagagttgtgtttaacACAATGTTTAACAAAATGTATCAATACAGCTTAAAATCTATATCCAGTATTAAACATCTTTATTGAACATCTACCCAAATATAGATTTGTTCCAGCACATTTTGGTGCAGGATGCATGTAGGTAGTTATCCTCAGGCCTGCTTAACACAAAGACCACCAAGGTGAACAAGAGATTTTGCTATACAAACAGATGGTCTTTAATTCAGACAAGTTCTTGTCATGTTCCAGTGGGGTAACTTCAAGAAAGGAAGAAACAAAGTTATGAGGAGAGGAAGGAAGAGTACTGGCATTTATGCTGAGAGGCTGTAGTGTATAAACAAGTTGGAATGCGATCTTTTCTGGAAACTATTCATGTTCATCTGTTACCAAGCCTTTTTTTCAGTACATAAACCTCACAGTCATCAATGATGTGATTGGTTGGATGAAATTTTTGGGCAACATGgagtcctggggcccgttggCCCCCATCGCATCTCAAAAATTCAAAGTCAACTGGATTTTCAACCATTGAAACATGCGCATAGGGACTTGATGGTTGATTTCTTGAGTTATGTTTTAACACATCTCGGGTAATTTAACGCAGATTGAACGAAGAAgctgtattacatgtacatgaattgcCAGTTTTTGTCCTTTATCCATTTTCCCCCTACATTTCTACTTATTCAGATCATCATGCGTTCCTTAGTGAGGCTATCGTTTCCTCTCGTGAGACACTACTGCAATCGCGGCATTCCGTATAAGACCGAAGCCACCCACTCAGGCGTCAACCTCACCGAGACCACTCCTAGTTATCGTATGGACCAGTCCATCGCCCTCACCGACACCTCGACCAAGCATTCGGTGTTTAATGAGCAGCGGGTCAGAGTTCAACTTGCTCAGCTTGGAGATGGGAGTGTTGACCTGGTCAAGGACGACGAGACAGGAGTAGCAAGGATCGTTCTGAATAATCCTAGCAAAGGAAATGCCTTGTCAGGTACCGTATAAGACACATAGggccatattctgaagtcaggtttaacttagaccatggtctatctctgtgcttaaattatgggaagccaaaagtgtaaaaaaaattattaagttgtttgtttcttactgtgctctttcctgattcaaagttggtgaagacaatcatctatttatacttcctagacaataatgaataatttgagagccaaatgagctgaaatatgatatctctactgtttatagtgatttatgtaacaattggctatccatacttcaACCGCAACTTAAAACctgagtttaatttaaacccaacttcagaatatgggccatacaCTGTGCATGCACATGTATag is a window encoding:
- the LOC121430650 gene encoding uncharacterized protein LOC121430650, yielding MLHHGSKHPASTSTSKSLTSHEPKSSVSGKKIDKRPVKKPEKDKKKQSNVKDGNSGPQASVSSSKKEQSSHSRDENKNLADVDSRLTKLESMLNRVIGALPLPEEDYDQHYAEHAHNEDSADDHDDINPYQSCQRLYTQPVDVDYDDITCTSQEESTLPKMIPTFAAKFAAQSDEGPPLEEEIASSTMFMMNNKLEEKVLEETGIKYLPPSNCPYLDVPKVNPVIWENLSPSTRSRDLKLARVQKSLTRGLTAFTRSISSGNLSPSQQDALALLSNANYEMNALRKEQIKPDMNAAYSHLCKPTIPVTKFLFGDDLGKRVKDMTEEQKATGRVVKTSEPGRGRYRAHANYHPYRAGDYSRQGYRAAGWSTPNHRPQSGAPYRPFLDRKAPFRGRRQPQAPMVKKPPASQGRYRENPQRK